The genomic segment CCGAGAGGGGTGAAAACTCCTCATACACGAACCCGCTGAGAGTGTCTGTTTTCGTGGTACAGGCTTTCGAGCCTGTGCTCCAAGGCACACAGGCTCGAAAGCCTGTGCCACGAGCCGAAAACCGGACAGACTCACCGGGTTCATGTATCAGACAACGCCCTGGGTCTGAGGTTCACCACAACTTGCGGTCCTCGCGGGTGTCGGCGATGAGGGCCGGGAAGTCCACGCCCTCGCGGCGGTCGTTCGCGTGGACCGAGTACACGCGGTGGACCCGGTACCCGCTCTCCCGCACGAAGGCGATCACCCGGTCGCACGACCGGACCCGCGTTTCGACCGGCACCCGCTCGTTCACCGTTCGCACCGTGCCGAGTTCCCAGTCGCCGGTACACGCCGCCCCGCGAAAAATCACGATCGTGTCCGCCGGGCTGTGCTTCGGGGCGTGGATCAGGTGCAACGGTTCGCCCCCGATGGACAGCGTGAGCCGGTCGTCGAAGTACCGCACCCCGGCCTCGTCCACCGCCCGGCGGAAGTCGCTGTGCAGCACCGGCTCCGCCTGTGGGAAGCGTTCCCGCATCTGTCGGAAGGTCGGCGCGCTGAAGTGGTCGTGGTGCGTGTGCGTGCAGAGGAGGTACTTCACCGTCACCCCGAGTTCCCGAGCGGCGTGCGCCGCGTCGCCGGCCGGATCGGCACCGGAGCCGGTTCCCACGAGGCTGGTGGGCGGCATTTCGAGAACGGCCGCTTCGCCGTTGTGCGCGAGCAGCCACACGCCCGTTTGGAGCCAGTTGTACCGCCCGACCAGATACACGCCGTCGAACCAGCGATTCATGTTCGCTCCATGAGTCTGCGCGAGCGGGAAGCGAACCCGCCCGAAACAGCGGGCGTCCGTTCCGAATGCCCCGCCTTCCAAAGAGGATACCGTACCGTGATCCCGCTCCAAACCGGCTTTCGGCACCCCGTCACGCACCTCCTCTTCAGCCCGGACGGTTCGACGATCGCGGTGGCGCAGCCGCATTCCGGTATCACCCTCATCGAACGCGCGTCGGGCCGCACGATCGCGGTCTGTGCCCGACCGCGGCACGCGGGGTTGACCGGTCTCACGTTCTGCGGCGACGGTCGGTTCCTCGCGGCGGCCAGCGCTAAGGGAATCGTGGTGTTCGATGCGAGCACCGGCGCGCGTGTTCTGGCGAACGCCTTCCACCTTCACCCGCGCCTTCTGGCCGATCGCGGCGGCGTGGTTCTCGGCGCCACGCTCACGAAGGACGCGGCCGTGCGCCCGGAACTGGGGCCGAGCGGTTCGGGCCTGTCGGAACGCTTGACACGCCCCGTGTTCGACCGGAAGGATTTCGAGATCGCCGCACTGGCGCCGGACGGCGCGCTCGTCGTCGGCTCGGAGCAGGGGGAATGGTGGCTGCGCGGCGTCGGCAATTCCCATCTCGCGGCGCGGGTCGAGCGTCCCGCCACGGCCGAACCCGCCAGAAAATCCGTCGCGAAGTTCTGCCCCCTCGGTCGCCGCTTCGCCATCAACGACGGGCACACACTCGACGTGTACGACGGCGCCGAACTGACCGAAGGGAGTGAAGACGACCAACCGACCGGCCCCCCGCTTGTTCAGCGGGCGAACGGCTCCCAGGTTATGGTTGCACCCATGCCGCACGTCGTCCTGGCCCCGACGTTCACACTCGCGCCGGAAAAGCGGGTGGCTGAGAGCCGTTGGCATCCGCCCTTCGCCCTGGCGGCCGACGGGCGCGGTCTCCTCGTGAAGCGGCCGCGGAACCGTATTCAGTGGTGGGACGCACCGAGCGGCACGCTCGTGAACGAGTGGAGTTGGCGGTTCGAGTGGGTGACGTGCGTTGCGGTCTCGGCCGACGGCTTGACCGCCGTTGCGGGAGGGCGCTTCGGTCGGGTGGTGGTCTGGGATCTGGAGTAGGTGTGTTTTGGGACACCATCTGCCATATTGGCAGGCATCCCAATTTCATCGCTACTGTCCTTGTGATCACTACTGTCGCTACGGTATAACCCACCCCTCTATCGCCCCACGCGGAGGAAACGTCCATGCTCTGCCCGCGGTGTTACGGCAAGCACGTTGTCCTGCTGAACGGTTCACGGGTGCCGTGCCCGGAGTGTGCCGGCGTCGGCGAGTTGCACTGCTGCGACGGGCTCCGCGAACAGGAAACGTGCCCGGTGTCGAACGGGGCCAAATTCCAATATTCCAACTCTAACCCGAAATCAGACGAGCCCCGGTCGCGGACGTGAGCCGTCCCCCTCCTTTCGGATTCGGTCTCCGCAACTAAGATTTCCCGGCGGAGCCGGGGCGGGTGGGGTTGCGATCTCCTTCGGCGCCCTGTTAGAGTTGCCGCCGGGGGAAACCATGCAGTGCATCGTGACCGGCGCGGCCGGTTTCATCGGCTCACACCTGTGCGAACGGTTGCTGTCGAACGGCCACGCCGTGACCGGCATCGACTGCTTCACGGACTACTACGCCCGCTCCATCAAGGAGCGGAACCTGTCCGCCTTCCGCGCTCACCCGCGCTTCACGTTCCGCGAACTCGATCTGTCGCAGGGGGTTCCGGCCGAGGTCGCCCGCGGCGCGGAGTGGGTGTTCCACCTCGCCGCGATGGCCGGCCTCACGCGCAGTTGGCTCGACTTCGACACGTACAACCGCCACAACCTCACGGCCACGCACCGCTTGCTCGAAGCGCTCAAGGGCTCGGCCGCGCTGAAGCGCCTGGTCTACGCGAGCACCTCGTCCGTGTACGGCAAGCACGCGAACGGCGACGAGTCGCTCCCGACGCAGCCGAGTTCGCCCTACGGCATCACGAAGCTGGCGAGCGAGCACCTGTGCCGCGTGTACGGGGACGAGTTCGGCGTGCCGTGCGTGGTGCTGC from the Frigoriglobus tundricola genome contains:
- a CDS encoding MBL fold metallo-hydrolase; the protein is MNRWFDGVYLVGRYNWLQTGVWLLAHNGEAAVLEMPPTSLVGTGSGADPAGDAAHAARELGVTVKYLLCTHTHHDHFSAPTFRQMRERFPQAEPVLHSDFRRAVDEAGVRYFDDRLTLSIGGEPLHLIHAPKHSPADTIVIFRGAACTGDWELGTVRTVNERVPVETRVRSCDRVIAFVRESGYRVHRVYSVHANDRREGVDFPALIADTREDRKLW
- a CDS encoding WD40 repeat domain-containing protein — translated: MIPLQTGFRHPVTHLLFSPDGSTIAVAQPHSGITLIERASGRTIAVCARPRHAGLTGLTFCGDGRFLAAASAKGIVVFDASTGARVLANAFHLHPRLLADRGGVVLGATLTKDAAVRPELGPSGSGLSERLTRPVFDRKDFEIAALAPDGALVVGSEQGEWWLRGVGNSHLAARVERPATAEPARKSVAKFCPLGRRFAINDGHTLDVYDGAELTEGSEDDQPTGPPLVQRANGSQVMVAPMPHVVLAPTFTLAPEKRVAESRWHPPFALAADGRGLLVKRPRNRIQWWDAPSGTLVNEWSWRFEWVTCVAVSADGLTAVAGGRFGRVVVWDLE
- a CDS encoding NAD-dependent epimerase/dehydratase family protein, with protein sequence MQCIVTGAAGFIGSHLCERLLSNGHAVTGIDCFTDYYARSIKERNLSAFRAHPRFTFRELDLSQGVPAEVARGAEWVFHLAAMAGLTRSWLDFDTYNRHNLTATHRLLEALKGSAALKRLVYASTSSVYGKHANGDESLPTQPSSPYGITKLASEHLCRVYGDEFGVPCVVLRYFSVYGPRQRPEMGYHLFINAILRGQPIKLTGDGLQVRGNTYVEDCVEATVRAAEAAPGETFNLGGGELVTVLEVFQKLERIIGKPAIIERHPPRPGDQLATGADVTKLFRHLGWKPTTGIDEGLARQVEWQKTLN